A single window of Vigna radiata var. radiata cultivar VC1973A chromosome 4, Vradiata_ver6, whole genome shotgun sequence DNA harbors:
- the LOC106758138 gene encoding 60S ribosomal protein L13a-4 gives MVSGSGICAKRVVVDARHHMLGRLASIVAKELLNGQKVVVVRCEEICISGGLVRQKMKYMRFLRKRMNTKPSHGPIHFRAPAKIFWRTVRGMIPHKTKRGEAALDRLKVYEGIPPPYDKTKRMVVPDALKVLRLQKGHKYCLLGKLSSEVGWNYYDTIRELEKKRKERAQLSYERKKQLAKLRVKAEKVAEEKLGSQIEILAPVKY, from the exons atGGTTTCAGGGTCAGGGATCTGCGCGAAGAGGGTGGTGGTGGACGCTCGCCACCATATGCTGGGAAGGTTGGCCTCGATCGTGGCCAAGGAACTTCTCAATGGAcagaaggtggtggtggtgaggTGCGAGGAGATTTGCATCTCCGGCGGACTCGTGAGGCAGAAGATGAAGTACATGCGCTTTCTCCGCAAGCGCATGAACACCAAACCCTCTCACGGCCCCATTCACTTCCGGGCTCCCGCCAAGATCTTCTGGCGCACCGTTCGCGG GATGATTCCTCATAAGACTAAGCGTGGGGAAGCTGCTCTTGATCGATTGAAGGTTTATGAGGGTATTCCTCCTCCATACGACAAGACTAAGAGGATGGTTGTCCCTGATGCTCTCAA GGTGCTGAGGCTTCAGAAGGGGCACAAATACTGTCTTCTAGGCAAATTGTCATCTGAGGTTGGATGGAACTATTATGATACCATCAGG GAActggaaaagaagaggaaggagaGGGCACAATTGTCTTATGAGAGGAAGAAGCAGCTTGCTAAATTGAGGGTGAAAGCTGAGAAGGTTGCAGAGGAGAAGCTCGGTTCCCAAATTGAAATCCTTGCTCCCGTTAAGTACTGA
- the LOC106758921 gene encoding cytochrome b5 produces the protein MGGERIVYTLAQVSEHNNSKDCWLIIDGKVYNVTKFLDDHPGGDDVLLSSTGKDATDDFEDVGHSQSARAMLNDLYVGDIDPATMPAKVQQTPPKQLQNNQNNTSSSFITKMLQFLVPLIVLGLAVGIRFFNNKST, from the exons ATGGGTGGGGAGCGCATTGTTTACACTTTGGCCCAAGTTTCTGAACACAACAACTCCAAAGATTGCTGGCTTATCATTGATGGAAAG GTTTATAATGTCACAAAGTTCTTGGATGACCATCCTGGTGGTGATGATGTCTTGTTGTCTTCCACAG GGAAAGATGCTActgatgactttgaggatgttGGTCACAGTCAGAGTGCTAGAGCTATGTTGAATGATCTATATGTTGGAGACATTGATCCAGCAACCATGCCTGCCAAGGTTCAGCAAACTCCTCCAAAACAACTCCAAAATAATCAGAACAACACATCATCAAGTTTCATCACCAAGATGCTGCAGTTTCTAGTTCCTCTGATTGTCTTGGGTTTAGCAGTTGGTATTCGTTTCTTCAACAACAAATCAACATAG